A window of the Canis aureus isolate CA01 chromosome 34, VMU_Caureus_v.1.0, whole genome shotgun sequence genome harbors these coding sequences:
- the ERICH2 gene encoding glutamate-rich protein 2 isoform X5, whose protein sequence is METVNKTEAGQVGKNTVPAEQEKNNEHSFQDIDDKLSESTDDDGEDDTNDEDDEDSNPNKDTHAPLELMAEFLRAEMGQDYHLAKKLCQMILIYEPENPEAKEFFSLIEEMLLMEKSQNLEEDDEDSEEDSSGESEGESSEELSEESSDECEDE, encoded by the exons ATGGAAACTGTAAATAAGACAGAAGCAG GTCAAGTGGGTAAAAACACAGTCCCTGCAGAgcaggagaaaaataatgaacaCTCCTTCCAAGATATTGATGATAAGTTATCTGAATCAACAGATGATGATGGTGAAGATGATACcaatgatgaagatgatgaagaCAGTAACCCTAATAAGGATACTCATGCCCCATTAGAGTTAATGGCAGAA TTCCTACGAGCAGAAATGGGTCAAGACTACCATTTGGCAAAAAAATTATGTCAGATGA TCCTAATCTATGAACCAGAAAATCCTGAGGCCAAGGAGTTTTTCTCCCTTATTGAAGAAATGTTGCTGATgg AGAAATCTCAAAATCTTGAGGAAGATGATGAAGATAGTGAAGAAGACAGTAGCGGTGAGAGTGAAGGAGAAAGCAGTGAGGAGTTAAGTGAAGAAAGTTCTGATGAATGTGAAGACGAGTGA
- the ERICH2 gene encoding glutamate-rich protein 2 isoform X2 has translation MVEPNEAMSEPRLASKLCSLPTQVSLNVSRTFSEKKEISSRIVEKTTTSKNTEDRISSNIENKDTEMNLQSKQWSSSFLKESTGQVGKNTVPAEQEKNNEHSFQDIDDKLSESTDDDGEDDTNDEDDEDSNPNKDTHAPLELMAEFLRAEMGQDYHLAKKLCQMILIYEPENPEAKEFFSLIEEMLLMEKSQNLEEDDEDSEEDSSGESEGESSEELSEESSDECEDE, from the exons ACCAAGATTGGCAAGCAAACTTTGTTCCTTACCAACACAAGTCTCTCTAAATGTATCTAGGACATTCTCAGAAAA GAAGGAAATCTCTTCAAGAATTGTTGAAAAAACTACTACTTCTAAGAATACTGAAGATagaatatcttcaaatattgaaaataaagatacagaaatgaaCCTACAATCTAAGCAGTGGTCATCGTCCTTCTTAAAAGAAAGCACAG GTCAAGTGGGTAAAAACACAGTCCCTGCAGAgcaggagaaaaataatgaacaCTCCTTCCAAGATATTGATGATAAGTTATCTGAATCAACAGATGATGATGGTGAAGATGATACcaatgatgaagatgatgaagaCAGTAACCCTAATAAGGATACTCATGCCCCATTAGAGTTAATGGCAGAA TTCCTACGAGCAGAAATGGGTCAAGACTACCATTTGGCAAAAAAATTATGTCAGATGA TCCTAATCTATGAACCAGAAAATCCTGAGGCCAAGGAGTTTTTCTCCCTTATTGAAGAAATGTTGCTGATgg AGAAATCTCAAAATCTTGAGGAAGATGATGAAGATAGTGAAGAAGACAGTAGCGGTGAGAGTGAAGGAGAAAGCAGTGAGGAGTTAAGTGAAGAAAGTTCTGATGAATGTGAAGACGAGTGA
- the ERICH2 gene encoding glutamate-rich protein 2 isoform X4 — MNLQSKQWSSSFLKESTGQVGKNTVPAEQEKNNEHSFQDIDDKLSESTDDDGEDDTNDEDDEDSNPNKDTHAPLELMAEFLRAEMGQDYHLAKKLCQMILIYEPENPEAKEFFSLIEEMLLMEKSQNLEEDDEDSEEDSSGESEGESSEELSEESSDECEDE, encoded by the exons atgaaCCTACAATCTAAGCAGTGGTCATCGTCCTTCTTAAAAGAAAGCACAG GTCAAGTGGGTAAAAACACAGTCCCTGCAGAgcaggagaaaaataatgaacaCTCCTTCCAAGATATTGATGATAAGTTATCTGAATCAACAGATGATGATGGTGAAGATGATACcaatgatgaagatgatgaagaCAGTAACCCTAATAAGGATACTCATGCCCCATTAGAGTTAATGGCAGAA TTCCTACGAGCAGAAATGGGTCAAGACTACCATTTGGCAAAAAAATTATGTCAGATGA TCCTAATCTATGAACCAGAAAATCCTGAGGCCAAGGAGTTTTTCTCCCTTATTGAAGAAATGTTGCTGATgg AGAAATCTCAAAATCTTGAGGAAGATGATGAAGATAGTGAAGAAGACAGTAGCGGTGAGAGTGAAGGAGAAAGCAGTGAGGAGTTAAGTGAAGAAAGTTCTGATGAATGTGAAGACGAGTGA
- the ERICH2 gene encoding glutamate-rich protein 2 isoform X1, with protein MVEPNEAMSDKCLFGCRPRLASKLCSLPTQVSLNVSRTFSEKKEISSRIVEKTTTSKNTEDRISSNIENKDTEMNLQSKQWSSSFLKESTGQVGKNTVPAEQEKNNEHSFQDIDDKLSESTDDDGEDDTNDEDDEDSNPNKDTHAPLELMAEFLRAEMGQDYHLAKKLCQMILIYEPENPEAKEFFSLIEEMLLMEKSQNLEEDDEDSEEDSSGESEGESSEELSEESSDECEDE; from the exons TAAATGCCTCTTTGGATGCAGACCAAGATTGGCAAGCAAACTTTGTTCCTTACCAACACAAGTCTCTCTAAATGTATCTAGGACATTCTCAGAAAA GAAGGAAATCTCTTCAAGAATTGTTGAAAAAACTACTACTTCTAAGAATACTGAAGATagaatatcttcaaatattgaaaataaagatacagaaatgaaCCTACAATCTAAGCAGTGGTCATCGTCCTTCTTAAAAGAAAGCACAG GTCAAGTGGGTAAAAACACAGTCCCTGCAGAgcaggagaaaaataatgaacaCTCCTTCCAAGATATTGATGATAAGTTATCTGAATCAACAGATGATGATGGTGAAGATGATACcaatgatgaagatgatgaagaCAGTAACCCTAATAAGGATACTCATGCCCCATTAGAGTTAATGGCAGAA TTCCTACGAGCAGAAATGGGTCAAGACTACCATTTGGCAAAAAAATTATGTCAGATGA TCCTAATCTATGAACCAGAAAATCCTGAGGCCAAGGAGTTTTTCTCCCTTATTGAAGAAATGTTGCTGATgg AGAAATCTCAAAATCTTGAGGAAGATGATGAAGATAGTGAAGAAGACAGTAGCGGTGAGAGTGAAGGAGAAAGCAGTGAGGAGTTAAGTGAAGAAAGTTCTGATGAATGTGAAGACGAGTGA
- the ERICH2 gene encoding glutamate-rich protein 2 isoform X3, translating into MVEPNEAMSEKEISSRIVEKTTTSKNTEDRISSNIENKDTEMNLQSKQWSSSFLKESTGQVGKNTVPAEQEKNNEHSFQDIDDKLSESTDDDGEDDTNDEDDEDSNPNKDTHAPLELMAEFLRAEMGQDYHLAKKLCQMILIYEPENPEAKEFFSLIEEMLLMEKSQNLEEDDEDSEEDSSGESEGESSEELSEESSDECEDE; encoded by the exons GAAGGAAATCTCTTCAAGAATTGTTGAAAAAACTACTACTTCTAAGAATACTGAAGATagaatatcttcaaatattgaaaataaagatacagaaatgaaCCTACAATCTAAGCAGTGGTCATCGTCCTTCTTAAAAGAAAGCACAG GTCAAGTGGGTAAAAACACAGTCCCTGCAGAgcaggagaaaaataatgaacaCTCCTTCCAAGATATTGATGATAAGTTATCTGAATCAACAGATGATGATGGTGAAGATGATACcaatgatgaagatgatgaagaCAGTAACCCTAATAAGGATACTCATGCCCCATTAGAGTTAATGGCAGAA TTCCTACGAGCAGAAATGGGTCAAGACTACCATTTGGCAAAAAAATTATGTCAGATGA TCCTAATCTATGAACCAGAAAATCCTGAGGCCAAGGAGTTTTTCTCCCTTATTGAAGAAATGTTGCTGATgg AGAAATCTCAAAATCTTGAGGAAGATGATGAAGATAGTGAAGAAGACAGTAGCGGTGAGAGTGAAGGAGAAAGCAGTGAGGAGTTAAGTGAAGAAAGTTCTGATGAATGTGAAGACGAGTGA